One segment of Coffea arabica cultivar ET-39 chromosome 7c, Coffea Arabica ET-39 HiFi, whole genome shotgun sequence DNA contains the following:
- the LOC113699351 gene encoding DNA polymerase delta catalytic subunit-like isoform X1 has product MSNTGNSRKRPPPPASSQHPQQKHHAAMEDDEGDEDNYYLDETPLPLNKEDTQALREAEERLQKWKRPPLSQLYTSQSQSIVFQQLEIDYVIGESHKELLPKSSGVAPILRIFGVTKEGHSVCCHVHGFEPYFYISCPPGMGPDDISRFHQILEGRMRDVNRNSNVPYFVRRVELVQRRSIMYYQQQNSQPFLKIVVALPTMVTSCRGILDRGIQIDGLGLKSFMTYESNILFALRFMIDCNIVGGNWIEVPVGKYIKKAKNLSYCQLEFDCLYTDLVSHVPEGEFSKMAPFRILSFDIECAGRKGLFPEPIHDPVIQVANVVTLQGQDQPFVRNVMTLKSCSPIAGVDVMSFDTEKEVLLAWRDFIREVDPDIIIGYNICKFDLPYLIERAKVLGITEFPLLGRIINSKVRVKDTTFSSRQYGTRESKEVTIEGRVQFDLLQVMQRDYKLSSYSLNSVSAHFLNEQKEDVHHSIISDLQNGNSDTRMRLAKYCLKDAYLPQRLLDKLMFIYNYVEMARVTGVPISFLLSRGQSIKVLSQLLRKAKQKNLVIPNAKQAGSEQGTFEGATVLEASAGFFEKPIATLDFASLYPSVMMAYNLCYCTLVTPEDMRRLNLPPEWVTKTPSGDTFVKTNLQKGILPEILEELLAARKRAKADLKEARDPLVKAVLDGRQLALKISANSVYGFTGATVGQLPCLEISSSVTSYGRQMIEHTKKLVEDKFTVLGGYEHNAEVIYGDTDSVMVQFGVPTVEEAMNLGREAADYISGTFTKPIKLEFEKVYYPYLLISKKRYAGLLWTNPNKFDKMDAKGIETVRRDNCLLVKNLVTECLHKILIDRDVPGAVQYVKNTIADLLMNRVDLSLLVITKGLTKTGDDYEVKAAHVELAERMRKRDAATAPNVGDRVPYVIIKAAKGAKAYERSEDPVYVLDNNIPIDPHYYLENQISKPLLRIFEPILKNASKELLQGSHTRSISISTPSTGGIMKFAKKQLTCIGCKALISNTDHTLCSNCKGREAELYCKSVANVSELEKLFGRLWTQCQECQGSLHQDVLCTSRDCPIFYRRKKAQKDMAEAKLQLDRWNF; this is encoded by the exons ATGAGCAACACCGGCAACAGCAGAAAACGGCCTCCGCCGCCGGCGTCTTCGCAACATCCGCAGCAGAAGCACCATGCTGCGATGGAAGACGACGAGGGAGACGAGGACAACTATTACCTCGACGAAACCCCACTTCCCCTGAACAAAGAAGACACCCAAGCCCTGCGTGAAGCCGAGGAGCGGCTGCAAAAATGGAAGCGGCCTCCGCTTTCTCAACTTTACACCTCACAGTCTCAGAGCATCG TATTTCAACAGCTggaaattgactatgtgattggCGAGAGTCATAAAGAATTGCTGCCTAAGTCTTCTGGTGTTGCTCCTATTTTGAGAATCTTTGGTGTCACCAAAGAAG GACATAGTGTTTGCTGTCACGTACATGGGTTTGAACCTTATTTCTACATCAGCTGCCCTCCAGGAATGGGTCCTGATGACATTTCGCGTTTTCATCAAATTCTCGAG GGAAGGATGAGAGACGTGAACAGGAATAGCAATGTTCCTTATTTTGTGCGGCGGGTTGAATTGGTTCAGAGAAGAAGCATAATGTATTATCAACAGCAGAATTCTCAGCCTTTCCTTAAGATAGTAGTGGCATTGCCAACAATGGTTACCAGCTGTCGTG GTATCCTGGACAGAGGCATACAAATTGATGGGCTTGGCTTGAAGAGCTTTATGACGTATGAGAGTAATATTCTGTTTGCTCTGCGATTCATGATTGATTGCAATATTGTTGGTGGGAATTGGATTGAAGTGCCAGTAGGAAAATATATAAAGAAAGCGAAAAACCTGTCCTACTGCCAATTGGAGTTTGACTGTCT TTACACAGACTTAGTTAGCCATGTTCCTGAAGGAGAATTCTCAAAGATGGCTCCCTTTCGCATTTTAAGTTTTGACATAGAGTGTGCAGGTCGTAAAGGTCTTTTCCCTGAGCCCATCCATGATCCTGTTATCCAG GTGGCCAATGTAGTTACATTGCAGGGACAGGATCAGCCATTTGTTCGTAATGTAATGACGCTTAAGTCGTGCTCACCTATTGCTGGCGTTGATGTTATGTCCTTTGACACCGAGAAAGAGGTCTTACTTGCTTGGCGG GATTTTATCCGTGAAGTGGACCCTGACATTATAATTGGGTATAACATCTGCAAGTTCGATCTGCCCTATCTTATTGAG AGAGCTAAAGTGCTAGGAATAACAGAGTTTCCTTTACTTGGACGGATCATAAACAGCAAAGTCCGTGTCAAAGATACTACATTTTCTTCAAG ACAATACGGTACCAGGGAAAGTAAAGAAGTTACAATAGAAGGGAGAGTTCAATTTGACTTGCTTCAG GTTATGCAGAGGGATTATAAGTTAAGTTCGTATTCATTGAACTCAGTCTCTGCACATTTCCTTAATGAGCAG AAGGAGGATGTTCACCATTCAATCATATCTGACCTTCAGAATGGGAACTCAGACACAAGGATGCGTCTCGCTAAGTATTGTTTGAAG GATGCTTATCTCCCACAACGGCTTTTGGACAAATTGATGTTCATTTACAACTATGTGGAGATGGCCCGAGTAACAGGTGTCCCTATCTCATTTCTTCTCTCAAGAGGGCAGAGCATTAAG GTGTTATCTCAACTTCTTAggaaagcaaaacaaaagaatCTTGTTATTCCCAATGCGAAACAGGCCGGATCTGAACAAGGAACATTTGAGGGTGCAACT GTTTTGGAAGCCAGTGCAGGATTTTTTGAGAAGCCTATTGCAACACTTGATTTTGCATCTCTGTATCCCTCAGTTATGATGGCTTATAATCTGTGTTACTGTACATTG GTAACTCCTGAAGACATGCGTAGACTTAACCTTCCTCCAGAATGGGTCACTAAAACTCCATCTGGTGACACATTTGTCAAAACAAATTTGCAGAAG GGAATACTTCCAGAAATTCTTGAAGAACTGTTGGCTGCTCGTAAAAGGGCAAAAGCAGACTTGAAG GAAGCGAGGGATCCTCTGGTAAAAGCTGTTTTAGATGGTCGTCAACTGGCTCTGAAG ATAAGTGCAAATTCTGTATATGGGTTTACGGGAGCTACAGTGGGTCAACTACCTTGTCTAGAAATATCTTCGAGTGTCACAAGTTATG GTCGACAGATGATTGAACACACCAAGAAACTGGTGGAAGATAAATTCACAGTGCTTGGGGGCTATGAACATAATGCTGAG GTAATATATGGAGATACAGATTCTGTGATGGTGCAATTTGGCGTCCCTACAGTTGAAGAAGCTATGAACCTAGGTAGAGAAGCTGCTGACTACATTAGCGGAACTTTCACGAAA CCAATAAAGTTGGAGTTTGAGAAGGTATATTATCCATATCTATTAATTAGCAAGAAGAGATACGCTGGCCTTCTTTGGACAAATCCCAATAAGTTTGACAAAATGGATGCTAAAG GGATTGAAACAGTTCGAAGAGATAACTGTTTATTGGTCAAAAACCTTGTAACTGAATGTCTTCACAAAATACTAATAGACAGGGATGTTCCTGGTGCCGTGCAATATGTCAAGAATACCATTGCAGATCTTCTTATGAATCGTGTGGATTTGTCTCTTTTGGTGATTACTAAG GGTCTCACAAAAACTGGAGATGATTATGAAGTCAAGGCAGCACATGTTGAACTTGCAGAGCGGATGCGGAAG CGTGATGCTGCTACTGCACCAAATGTTGGGGATCGAGTTCCTTATGTGATTATTAAAGCTGCAAAAGGTGCCAAG GCTTACGAAAGGTCTGAAGATCCTGTCTATGTATTAGACAATAACATACCTATTGATCCCCACTACTACCTTGAAAACCAAATCAGCAAG CCACTACTTAGAATATTTGAACCCATTCTGAAGAACGCTAGTAAGGAGCTTCTTCAAGGGAGTCATACAAGATCCATTTCCATCTCTACTCCTTCCACTGGTGGCATAATGAAATTTGCTAAGAAGCAACTCACCTGCATTGGTTGCAAAGCTTTAATCAG TAATACAGATCACACACTTTGCTCGAACTGCAAGGGAAGAGAAGCTGAATTGTATTGCAAATCAGTTGCTAATG TGTCCGAGTTGGAGAAGCTTTTTGGAAGGCTATGGACCCAGTGCCAAGAGTGCCAAGGCTCTCTTCACCAGGATGTGCTTTGCACAAG TCGGGATTGCCCCATATTTTACCGGAGGAAGAAGGCACAGAAGGACATGGCTGAAGCAAAGCTTCAGCTAGACCGGTGGAATTTCTAA
- the LOC113699351 gene encoding DNA polymerase delta catalytic subunit-like isoform X4, translating into MSNTGNSRKRPPPPASSQHPQQKHHAAMEDDEGDEDNYYLDETPLPLNKEDTQALREAEERLQKWKRPPLSQLYTSQSQSIVFQQLEIDYVIGESHKELLPKSSGVAPILRIFGVTKEGHSVCCHVHGFEPYFYISCPPGMGPDDISRFHQILEGRMRDVNRNSNVPYFVRRVELVQRRSIMYYQQQNSQPFLKIVVALPTMVTSCRGILDRGIQIDGLGLKSFMTYESNILFALRFMIDCNIVGGNWIEVPVGKYIKKAKNLSYCQLEFDCLYTDLVSHVPEGEFSKMAPFRILSFDIECAGRKGLFPEPIHDPVIQVANVVTLQGQDQPFVRNVMTLKSCSPIAGVDVMSFDTEKEVLLAWRDFIREVDPDIIIGYNICKFDLPYLIERAKVLGITEFPLLGRIINSKVRVKDTTFSSRQYGTRESKEVTIEGRVQFDLLQVMQRDYKLSSYSLNSVSAHFLNEQKEDVHHSIISDLQNGNSDTRMRLAKYCLKDAYLPQRLLDKLMFIYNYVEMARVTGVPISFLLSRGQSIKVLSQLLRKAKQKNLVIPNAKQAGSEQGTFEGATVLEASAGFFEKPIATLDFASLYPSVMMAYNLCYCTLVTPEDMRRLNLPPEWVTKTPSGDTFVKTNLQKGILPEILEELLAARKRAKADLKEARDPLVKAVLDGRQLALKISANSVYGFTGATVGQLPCLEISSSVTSYGRQMIEHTKKLVEDKFTVLGGYEHNAEVIYGDTDSVMVQFGVPTVEEAMNLGREAADYISGTFTKPIKLEFEKVYYPYLLISKKRYAGLLWTNPNKFDKMDAKGIETVRRDNCLLVKNLVTECLHKILIDRDVPGAVQYVKNTIADLLMNRVDLSLLVITKGLTKTGDDYEVKAAHVELAERMRKFVKDINSGC; encoded by the exons ATGAGCAACACCGGCAACAGCAGAAAACGGCCTCCGCCGCCGGCGTCTTCGCAACATCCGCAGCAGAAGCACCATGCTGCGATGGAAGACGACGAGGGAGACGAGGACAACTATTACCTCGACGAAACCCCACTTCCCCTGAACAAAGAAGACACCCAAGCCCTGCGTGAAGCCGAGGAGCGGCTGCAAAAATGGAAGCGGCCTCCGCTTTCTCAACTTTACACCTCACAGTCTCAGAGCATCG TATTTCAACAGCTggaaattgactatgtgattggCGAGAGTCATAAAGAATTGCTGCCTAAGTCTTCTGGTGTTGCTCCTATTTTGAGAATCTTTGGTGTCACCAAAGAAG GACATAGTGTTTGCTGTCACGTACATGGGTTTGAACCTTATTTCTACATCAGCTGCCCTCCAGGAATGGGTCCTGATGACATTTCGCGTTTTCATCAAATTCTCGAG GGAAGGATGAGAGACGTGAACAGGAATAGCAATGTTCCTTATTTTGTGCGGCGGGTTGAATTGGTTCAGAGAAGAAGCATAATGTATTATCAACAGCAGAATTCTCAGCCTTTCCTTAAGATAGTAGTGGCATTGCCAACAATGGTTACCAGCTGTCGTG GTATCCTGGACAGAGGCATACAAATTGATGGGCTTGGCTTGAAGAGCTTTATGACGTATGAGAGTAATATTCTGTTTGCTCTGCGATTCATGATTGATTGCAATATTGTTGGTGGGAATTGGATTGAAGTGCCAGTAGGAAAATATATAAAGAAAGCGAAAAACCTGTCCTACTGCCAATTGGAGTTTGACTGTCT TTACACAGACTTAGTTAGCCATGTTCCTGAAGGAGAATTCTCAAAGATGGCTCCCTTTCGCATTTTAAGTTTTGACATAGAGTGTGCAGGTCGTAAAGGTCTTTTCCCTGAGCCCATCCATGATCCTGTTATCCAG GTGGCCAATGTAGTTACATTGCAGGGACAGGATCAGCCATTTGTTCGTAATGTAATGACGCTTAAGTCGTGCTCACCTATTGCTGGCGTTGATGTTATGTCCTTTGACACCGAGAAAGAGGTCTTACTTGCTTGGCGG GATTTTATCCGTGAAGTGGACCCTGACATTATAATTGGGTATAACATCTGCAAGTTCGATCTGCCCTATCTTATTGAG AGAGCTAAAGTGCTAGGAATAACAGAGTTTCCTTTACTTGGACGGATCATAAACAGCAAAGTCCGTGTCAAAGATACTACATTTTCTTCAAG ACAATACGGTACCAGGGAAAGTAAAGAAGTTACAATAGAAGGGAGAGTTCAATTTGACTTGCTTCAG GTTATGCAGAGGGATTATAAGTTAAGTTCGTATTCATTGAACTCAGTCTCTGCACATTTCCTTAATGAGCAG AAGGAGGATGTTCACCATTCAATCATATCTGACCTTCAGAATGGGAACTCAGACACAAGGATGCGTCTCGCTAAGTATTGTTTGAAG GATGCTTATCTCCCACAACGGCTTTTGGACAAATTGATGTTCATTTACAACTATGTGGAGATGGCCCGAGTAACAGGTGTCCCTATCTCATTTCTTCTCTCAAGAGGGCAGAGCATTAAG GTGTTATCTCAACTTCTTAggaaagcaaaacaaaagaatCTTGTTATTCCCAATGCGAAACAGGCCGGATCTGAACAAGGAACATTTGAGGGTGCAACT GTTTTGGAAGCCAGTGCAGGATTTTTTGAGAAGCCTATTGCAACACTTGATTTTGCATCTCTGTATCCCTCAGTTATGATGGCTTATAATCTGTGTTACTGTACATTG GTAACTCCTGAAGACATGCGTAGACTTAACCTTCCTCCAGAATGGGTCACTAAAACTCCATCTGGTGACACATTTGTCAAAACAAATTTGCAGAAG GGAATACTTCCAGAAATTCTTGAAGAACTGTTGGCTGCTCGTAAAAGGGCAAAAGCAGACTTGAAG GAAGCGAGGGATCCTCTGGTAAAAGCTGTTTTAGATGGTCGTCAACTGGCTCTGAAG ATAAGTGCAAATTCTGTATATGGGTTTACGGGAGCTACAGTGGGTCAACTACCTTGTCTAGAAATATCTTCGAGTGTCACAAGTTATG GTCGACAGATGATTGAACACACCAAGAAACTGGTGGAAGATAAATTCACAGTGCTTGGGGGCTATGAACATAATGCTGAG GTAATATATGGAGATACAGATTCTGTGATGGTGCAATTTGGCGTCCCTACAGTTGAAGAAGCTATGAACCTAGGTAGAGAAGCTGCTGACTACATTAGCGGAACTTTCACGAAA CCAATAAAGTTGGAGTTTGAGAAGGTATATTATCCATATCTATTAATTAGCAAGAAGAGATACGCTGGCCTTCTTTGGACAAATCCCAATAAGTTTGACAAAATGGATGCTAAAG GGATTGAAACAGTTCGAAGAGATAACTGTTTATTGGTCAAAAACCTTGTAACTGAATGTCTTCACAAAATACTAATAGACAGGGATGTTCCTGGTGCCGTGCAATATGTCAAGAATACCATTGCAGATCTTCTTATGAATCGTGTGGATTTGTCTCTTTTGGTGATTACTAAG GGTCTCACAAAAACTGGAGATGATTATGAAGTCAAGGCAGCACATGTTGAACTTGCAGAGCGGATGCGGAAG tttgtgaaggatataaatagtggttgttGA
- the LOC113699351 gene encoding DNA polymerase delta catalytic subunit-like isoform X3, whose protein sequence is MSNTGNSRKRPPPPASSQHPQQKHHAAMEDDEGDEDNYYLDETPLPLNKEDTQALREAEERLQKWKRPPLSQLYTSQSQSIVFQQLEIDYVIGESHKELLPKSSGVAPILRIFGVTKEGHSVCCHVHGFEPYFYISCPPGMGPDDISRFHQILEGRMRDVNRNSNVPYFVRRVELVQRRSIMYYQQQNSQPFLKIVVALPTMVTSCRGILDRGIQIDGLGLKSFMTYESNILFALRFMIDCNIVGGNWIEVPVGKYIKKAKNLSYCQLEFDCLYTDLVSHVPEGEFSKMAPFRILSFDIECAGRKGLFPEPIHDPVIQVANVVTLQGQDQPFVRNVMTLKSCSPIAGVDVMSFDTEKEVLLAWRDFIREVDPDIIIGYNICKFDLPYLIERAKVLGITEFPLLGRIINSKVRVKDTTFSSRQYGTRESKEVTIEGRVQFDLLQVMQRDYKLSSYSLNSVSAHFLNEQKEDVHHSIISDLQNGNSDTRMRLAKYCLKDAYLPQRLLDKLMFIYNYVEMARVTGVPISFLLSRGQSIKVLSQLLRKAKQKNLVIPNAKQAGSEQGTFEGATVLEASAGFFEKPIATLDFASLYPSVMMAYNLCYCTLVTPEDMRRLNLPPEWVTKTPSGDTFVKTNLQKGILPEILEELLAARKRAKADLKEARDPLVKAVLDGRQLALKISANSVYGFTGATVGQLPCLEISSSVTSYGRQMIEHTKKLVEDKFTVLGGYEHNAEVIYGDTDSVMVQFGVPTVEEAMNLGREAADYISGTFTKPIKLEFEKVYYPYLLISKKRYAGLLWTNPNKFDKMDAKGIETVRRDNCLLVKNLVTECLHKILIDRDVPGAVQYVKNTIADLLMNRVDLSLLVITKGLTKTGDDYEVKAAHVELAERMRKRSCFSSQFFPSLVSLPRAPPPQTKKKKILKDVSTVEDWYIRP, encoded by the exons ATGAGCAACACCGGCAACAGCAGAAAACGGCCTCCGCCGCCGGCGTCTTCGCAACATCCGCAGCAGAAGCACCATGCTGCGATGGAAGACGACGAGGGAGACGAGGACAACTATTACCTCGACGAAACCCCACTTCCCCTGAACAAAGAAGACACCCAAGCCCTGCGTGAAGCCGAGGAGCGGCTGCAAAAATGGAAGCGGCCTCCGCTTTCTCAACTTTACACCTCACAGTCTCAGAGCATCG TATTTCAACAGCTggaaattgactatgtgattggCGAGAGTCATAAAGAATTGCTGCCTAAGTCTTCTGGTGTTGCTCCTATTTTGAGAATCTTTGGTGTCACCAAAGAAG GACATAGTGTTTGCTGTCACGTACATGGGTTTGAACCTTATTTCTACATCAGCTGCCCTCCAGGAATGGGTCCTGATGACATTTCGCGTTTTCATCAAATTCTCGAG GGAAGGATGAGAGACGTGAACAGGAATAGCAATGTTCCTTATTTTGTGCGGCGGGTTGAATTGGTTCAGAGAAGAAGCATAATGTATTATCAACAGCAGAATTCTCAGCCTTTCCTTAAGATAGTAGTGGCATTGCCAACAATGGTTACCAGCTGTCGTG GTATCCTGGACAGAGGCATACAAATTGATGGGCTTGGCTTGAAGAGCTTTATGACGTATGAGAGTAATATTCTGTTTGCTCTGCGATTCATGATTGATTGCAATATTGTTGGTGGGAATTGGATTGAAGTGCCAGTAGGAAAATATATAAAGAAAGCGAAAAACCTGTCCTACTGCCAATTGGAGTTTGACTGTCT TTACACAGACTTAGTTAGCCATGTTCCTGAAGGAGAATTCTCAAAGATGGCTCCCTTTCGCATTTTAAGTTTTGACATAGAGTGTGCAGGTCGTAAAGGTCTTTTCCCTGAGCCCATCCATGATCCTGTTATCCAG GTGGCCAATGTAGTTACATTGCAGGGACAGGATCAGCCATTTGTTCGTAATGTAATGACGCTTAAGTCGTGCTCACCTATTGCTGGCGTTGATGTTATGTCCTTTGACACCGAGAAAGAGGTCTTACTTGCTTGGCGG GATTTTATCCGTGAAGTGGACCCTGACATTATAATTGGGTATAACATCTGCAAGTTCGATCTGCCCTATCTTATTGAG AGAGCTAAAGTGCTAGGAATAACAGAGTTTCCTTTACTTGGACGGATCATAAACAGCAAAGTCCGTGTCAAAGATACTACATTTTCTTCAAG ACAATACGGTACCAGGGAAAGTAAAGAAGTTACAATAGAAGGGAGAGTTCAATTTGACTTGCTTCAG GTTATGCAGAGGGATTATAAGTTAAGTTCGTATTCATTGAACTCAGTCTCTGCACATTTCCTTAATGAGCAG AAGGAGGATGTTCACCATTCAATCATATCTGACCTTCAGAATGGGAACTCAGACACAAGGATGCGTCTCGCTAAGTATTGTTTGAAG GATGCTTATCTCCCACAACGGCTTTTGGACAAATTGATGTTCATTTACAACTATGTGGAGATGGCCCGAGTAACAGGTGTCCCTATCTCATTTCTTCTCTCAAGAGGGCAGAGCATTAAG GTGTTATCTCAACTTCTTAggaaagcaaaacaaaagaatCTTGTTATTCCCAATGCGAAACAGGCCGGATCTGAACAAGGAACATTTGAGGGTGCAACT GTTTTGGAAGCCAGTGCAGGATTTTTTGAGAAGCCTATTGCAACACTTGATTTTGCATCTCTGTATCCCTCAGTTATGATGGCTTATAATCTGTGTTACTGTACATTG GTAACTCCTGAAGACATGCGTAGACTTAACCTTCCTCCAGAATGGGTCACTAAAACTCCATCTGGTGACACATTTGTCAAAACAAATTTGCAGAAG GGAATACTTCCAGAAATTCTTGAAGAACTGTTGGCTGCTCGTAAAAGGGCAAAAGCAGACTTGAAG GAAGCGAGGGATCCTCTGGTAAAAGCTGTTTTAGATGGTCGTCAACTGGCTCTGAAG ATAAGTGCAAATTCTGTATATGGGTTTACGGGAGCTACAGTGGGTCAACTACCTTGTCTAGAAATATCTTCGAGTGTCACAAGTTATG GTCGACAGATGATTGAACACACCAAGAAACTGGTGGAAGATAAATTCACAGTGCTTGGGGGCTATGAACATAATGCTGAG GTAATATATGGAGATACAGATTCTGTGATGGTGCAATTTGGCGTCCCTACAGTTGAAGAAGCTATGAACCTAGGTAGAGAAGCTGCTGACTACATTAGCGGAACTTTCACGAAA CCAATAAAGTTGGAGTTTGAGAAGGTATATTATCCATATCTATTAATTAGCAAGAAGAGATACGCTGGCCTTCTTTGGACAAATCCCAATAAGTTTGACAAAATGGATGCTAAAG GGATTGAAACAGTTCGAAGAGATAACTGTTTATTGGTCAAAAACCTTGTAACTGAATGTCTTCACAAAATACTAATAGACAGGGATGTTCCTGGTGCCGTGCAATATGTCAAGAATACCATTGCAGATCTTCTTATGAATCGTGTGGATTTGTCTCTTTTGGTGATTACTAAG GGTCTCACAAAAACTGGAGATGATTATGAAGTCAAGGCAGCACATGTTGAACTTGCAGAGCGGATGCGGAAG AGGAGCTGTTTTTCGTCTCAGTTTTTCCCCAGTTTGGTTTCTCTTCCCCGGGCCCCCCCaccacaaacaaaaaaaaaaaaaatcttgaaagATGTTTCCACTGTGGAAGACTGGTATATACGGCCTTAA